The following is a genomic window from Deinococcus sp. Leaf326.
CGCTGAGTGGCCGGATGTGGTGACACTCTGCGAAGTCTTCCCCGAGCGGTCCATAGAACTTGAGGAAGTCGAACCCACAGACCTCGCACTCCAGGCGGCCACCTCCAGCTCGTTTAGCAGCTACCAGCTTTCGACCTACGACCTCTCGGTTACGCTCCCTACGCTTGTGCGCTCGCTCCAGCAGACGACCTTCGGGGAAACCCTCATCCTCGGTAGTCGCAGCTTCGGGGGTTTCGTTGCCCTGCTCGCGTATGGCTTCAGCTAGTTGGTGCAGCTCCTCCGGTTGATGGGCGTACAGATCCCACACCAGCCGGTCCCCCCGACCGCCTCTCCACATGCCCTTGCCTCCCATCGAGGGGTCACAGGCGCGGAGATTCTCAATCTTCAGGGCCACACCGTCCGGGTTGCGGAAGTTGGCTGCACGCATCTCGCGGGGATGGATCGGCAGTCTGCCGAGCAGGTCACTCAACTCAATGACCTTCGGGTCGTTCTTCCCCAGTCGGCCATAGCGAACGTACAAGTCGAACGCCAGAATCAGTTCGTCCATCTGCCAGTCTGGGTTCC
Proteins encoded in this region:
- a CDS encoding HNH endonuclease, with translation MDELILAFDLYVRYGRLGKNDPKVIELSDLLGRLPIHPREMRAANFRNPDGVALKIENLRACDPSMGGKGMWRGGRGDRLVWDLYAHQPEELHQLAEAIREQGNETPEAATTEDEGFPEGRLLERAHKRRERNREVVGRKLVAAKRAGGGRLECEVCGFDFLKFYGPLGEDFAECHHIRPLSDIGPTQTKLSDLAVVCANCHRMIHRSRPLLDVEGLKRVILEHRTLS